In Citrus sinensis cultivar Valencia sweet orange chromosome 2, DVS_A1.0, whole genome shotgun sequence, a single genomic region encodes these proteins:
- the LOC102628956 gene encoding uncharacterized protein LOC102628956 — protein MATLQKFKILATQCGVAQSPTRSPRTSPLVQFPRKKTTLRMLLTRSSSSRCKEITLPTPKEIAVDDQKQRDCRDLLVVQSRNKLKDLFVSSFDEEEEEQQQRQNKVSDNDSGKIRDKTEVLRAMKKLHGSGAGVGDEPGLSRPVWVGFRHRYLLRKAWRPMLLTIPE, from the coding sequence ATGGCGACATTACAGAAGTTCAAGATCCTGGCAACGCAATGCGGGGTGGCTCAGAGCCCCACCAGGAGCCCCAGAACGAGCCCATTGGTTCAATTCCCGCGTAAGAAGACAACCCTGCGCATGCTGCTCACACGAAGCTCCAGCAGCCGCTGTAAAGAGATCACACTGCCAACTCCAAAGGAAATTGCTGTTGATGATCAGAAACAGAGAGACTGCAGAGATTTGTTGGTCGTTCAGAGTCGTAACAAGTTGAAGGATCTGTTTGTCTCTTCCTttgacgaagaagaagaagaacaacaacaacgACAAAACAAGGTTAGTGATAATGATAGTGGCAAGATTAGAGACAAGACTGAAGTTTTGCGTGCAATGAAGAAGTTGCATGGCAGTGGAGCTGGGGTGGGGGATGAACCGGGTTTGTCTAGACCGGTTTGGGTCGGGTTTAGACACAGGTACTTGCTGAGGAAAGCTTGGAGACCTATGCTTCTTACTATTCCTGAGTAA
- the LOC102630003 gene encoding rust resistance kinase Lr10-like isoform X1 — MACYSFLVFFVISQLLLLSSAEEESELNKTCPSFFPSCGNLGQFFFPFTNRTHPECGLMLVDNCNKPVQRIRLGKAGPFYNILNIAQDASITLEDQVFQNHLGNSSCESFENLTLPTSASLSFHIKSNPSLFRCTHKLEKNLPSFHFTCNHNSFIYYNHPDDALPRIVPPNCSLIQLPVNKTRKSDDLFNMLTSVFSLQVEIPWFCWECGWRGGQCRSDSEGKFQCAESRECNDCLKKRGHCHFDDKENFQCENERTGHEKSELKLGLGLGGGSIVLIALLSFWIMFYRKFSSYDSTGSCLNIETFLRNHGSLAPRRYSYADIKKMTNSFKYKLGQGGYGSVYKGKLIDGSNVAVKVLNDSKGNGEEFINEVASISRTSHVNVVTLLGFCFEGRRRALIYEFVSNGSLEKFIYRNSSSIENHKLTWETLLQIAVGIARGLEYLHLGCSTRILHFDIKPHNILLDEDFCPKISDFGLAKICNRKESIISMTGARGTVGYIAPEVFCRNIGEVSYKSDVYSYGMMIFKMTGGRKNVDVGDNGSSDIYFPHWIYKRLEKDEELGLQGIENEQDKEYARKMIIVSLWCIQTNPSSRPTMNRVVEMLEASLDSLQIPPKPFLSSPGSPADSSTIQSIADSSKSILITL; from the exons ATGGCTTGTTACTCGTTTCTTGTGTTCTTTGTTATCTCTCAACTTTTACTTCTTTCTTCGGCTGAAGAAGAAAGTGAACTGAATAAAACATGTCCatctttttttccctcatGTGGAAATCTCGgtcaatttttctttcctttcaccAATAGGACGCATCCTGAATGTGGGTTGATGTTAGTAGATAACTGCAACAAACCAGTTCAGAGAATTCGATTGGGGAAGGCCGGGCcgttttataatattttaaacataGCCCAGGATGCTTCAATCACTCTTGAAGACCAAGTGTTTCAAAATCACTTGGGCAACTCTAGCTGTGAATCCTTCGAAAATTTGACTCTCCCCACCTctgcttctctctcttttcataTCAAATCAAATCCGAGCCTCTTCAGATGCACCCACAAGCTTGAGAAAAACCTCCCGAGTTTCCATTTTACCTGCAACCATAACtcctttatttattacaatcacCCGGATGATGCTTTACCACGTATTGTTCCACCTAACTGTTCACTGATTCAGCTCCCAGTGAATAAGACTAGAAAATCTGATGACTTGTTCAATATGTTAACTTCAGTTTTCTCTCTTCAAGTGGAAATACCCTGGTTTTGTTGGGAATGTGGCTGGAGAGGGGGCCAGTGTCGAAGTGATAGCGAGGGAAAGTTTCAATGTGCTGAATCAAGAGAATGTAATGATTGTCTTAAGAAACGAGGCCACTGTCATTTTGATGAcaaggaaaattttcaatgtGAAAACGAACGGACAG GACATGAAAAATCGGAATTAAAGCTAGGCCTGGGACTAG GTGGCGGATCAATTGTCCTGATTGCACTTTTGTCCTTCTGGATCATGTTCtatagaaaattttcatcatacGATTCCACTGGAAGTTGTCTGAACATTGAGACATTTTTAAGGAATCATGGATCTCTAGCTCCTAGAAGATATAGCTATGCAGATATTAAGAAAATGACCAATTCTTTCAAATATAAACTCGGCCAAGGAGGCTATGGAAGTGTTTACAAAGGAAAACTAATTGACGGTAGTAATGTGGCAGTAAAAGTCTTAAATGATTCAAAAGGAAATGGTGAAGAATTCATCAATGAGGTTGCTAGCATTAGCAGGACTTCCCATGTTAACGTCGTCACTCTTTTAGGATTCTGTTTTGAGGGTCGCAGAAGAGCTCTCATCTACGAGTTTGTGTCCAATGGATCTCTGGAGAAGTTCATTTATAGAAACAGCTCATCGATAGAAAATCATAAATTGACCTGGGAAACGTTGCTCCAAATTGCAGTAGGCATAGCTCGAGGATTAGAGTACTTGCACCTTGGCTGCAGTACACGAATTCTGCATTTTGACATCAAGCCTCATAACATTCTCCTAGATGAAGACTTCTGTCCTAAGATCTCTGATTTCGGCCTAGCTAAAATCTGCAACAGGAAAGAGAGTATCATCTCAATGACAGGTGCACGGGGGACTGTTGGGTATATTGCTCCAGAAGTGTTCTGTAGAAATATTGGGGAAGTCTCTTACAAGTCGGATGTTTATAGCTACGgaatgatgattttcaaaatGACTGGAGGAAGAAAGAACGTTGATGTTGGGGATAATGGAAGCAGTGACATATATTTTCCGCATTGGATTTACAAGCGTCTAGAAAAGGATGAAGAACTTGGACTGCAAGGCATTGAAAATGaacaagataaagaatatGCAAGGAAGATGATAATTGTAAGCTTGTGGTGCATACAGACTAACCCCTCAAGCCGGCCAACAATGAATAGAGTAGTGGAAATGTTGGAAGCAAGCCTCGATTCCTTGCAAATCCCACCCAAGCCCTTCTTATCTTCGCCGGGCTCACCAGCAGACTCTTCAACTATACAAAGTATAGCAGACTCTTCAAAAAGTATACTAATAACATTGTAA
- the LOC102628686 gene encoding LEAF RUST 10 DISEASE-RESISTANCE LOCUS RECEPTOR-LIKE PROTEIN KINASE-like 1.1 isoform X2 yields the protein MACRSYLQFFVISQLLLLSSAEEERELNKTCLCSFPPCGNLSQFTFPFTNLKHPECGLMVVDNCNKPVPRIRLGKAGPFYNILNIAQDVSITVEDQVFQNHLNQRSCESFKNFSLPSSASLSFYVKSKLLSLFRCTDKLDNKFTSFNSTCNSSSFIYYNHPDDDLPSILPPNCSLIQLPVNKTRKSGDLFNMLTSVFSLQVEVHRVCWECRWRGGQCQNDSKGNFQCAETRECNDCHKKRGYCHIDDKGNFQCENERTGHKKSELKLGLGLGGGSIVLIALLSFWIMFYRKRQKYASANIHSGNNSSGPSSKSDLETGTVYFGVPIFSYSDLAEATNDFSREKELGDGGFGTVYYGKLKDGREVAVKRLYDNNYRRVEQFMNEVEILTRLRHKNLVSLFGCTSRYSQGLLLVYEFVANGTVADQLHGDRAKHGLLTWPIRMNIAIETASALAYLHASDIIHRDVKTNNILLDSNFCVKVADFGLSRLFPLDVTHVSTAPQGTPGYVDPEYHQCYQLTDKSDVYSFGVVLIELISSMPAVDMNRHRHEINLANLAINKIQKCAFDELIDPCLGFESDEEVKRMTTSVAELAFLCLQQDKELRPSMEEVFAELQRIKSGESKFENHEEKQDDSEGIKNTQPPPSPPYCDEDSLLKNMRLPPSPTSVTEKWVSISSTTPNASG from the exons ATGGCGTGTCGCTCTTATCTTCAGTTCTTTGTTATCTCCCAACTTTTACTTCTTTCTTCGGCTGAAGAAGAACGTGAACTGAATAAAACATGTTTATGTTCTTTTCCCCCTTGTGGAAATCTCAGTCAATTTACCTTTCCTTTCACCAATCTGAAGCATCCTGAATGTGGGTTGATGGTAGTAGATAACTGCAACAAACCAGTTCCGAGAATTCGATTGGGGAAGGCCGGGCcgttttataatattttaaacatcGCTCAGGATGTTTCAATTACAGTCGAAGACCAAGTGTTTCAAAATCACTTGAACCAACGTAGCTGTGAATCCTTCAAAAATTTCTCTCTCCCCAGCTctgcttctctctctttctatgTCAAATCCAAACTACTAAGTCTCTTCAGATGCACCGACAAGCTTGACAACAAATTCACAAGTTTCAATTCTACCTGCAACAGTAGttcctttatttattacaatcacCCAGATGATGATTTACCAAGTATTCTTCCACCTAACTGTTCACTGATTCAGCTCCCAGTGAATAAGACTAGAAAATCTGGTGACTTGTTCAATATGTTAACTTCTGTTTTCTCTCTTCAAGTGGAAGTACATCGGGTTTGTTGGGAATGTCGCTGGAGAGGGGGCCAGTGTCAAAATGATAGCAAGGGAAATTTTCAATGTGCTGAAACAAGAGAATGTAATGATTGTCATAAGAAACGAGGCTATTGTCATATTGATGACAAGGGAAATTTTCAATGTGAAAACGAACGGACAG GACATAAAAAATCGGAATTAAAGCTAGGCCTGGGACTAG GTGGCGGATCAATTGTCCTGATTGCACTTTTGTCCTTCTGGATCATGTTCTATCGCAAGAGACAAAAATATGCTTCTGCAAACATCCACTCAGGCAATAATTCTTCTGGTCCTTCCTCAAAATCAGACCTGGAAACAGGCACAGTCTACTTCGGCGTCCCTATCTTCTCCTACAGTGACCTTGCAGAAGCAACAAATGATTTTAGTCGTGAGAAAGAACTCGGAGATGGAGGTTTTGGAACTGTGTATTATG GTAAGCTCAAAGATGGACGGGAAGTTGCAGTCAAGCGCCTATATGACAACAACTACAGAAGGGTTGAACAATTTATGAATGAAGTTGAAATCCTCACACGTTTGCGCCACAAAAATCTTGTCTCCCTTTTTGGCTGCACCTCTCGTTACAGTCAGGGTCTCCTACTTGTGTATGAATTTGTTGCCAATGGCACTGTTGCGGATCAACTCCATGGTGATCGAGCTAAGCATGGTTTGCTGACATGGCCTATCCGTATGAACATTGCCATAGAAACTGCCAGTGCATTGGCATATCTTCATGCTTCTGATATCATTCATCGTGATGTGAAGACTAACAACATTCTCCTTGACAGCAATTTTTGTGTCAAAGTTGCAGATTTTGGGCTTTCGCGATTGTTCCCTTTAGATGTTACTCACGTCTCAACTGCACCACAAGGAACTCCAGGCTATGTTGATCCAGAATATCATCAGTGTTATCAGCTAACTGATAAAAGTGATGTGTACAGTTTTGGGGTTGTCCTTATTGAGCTCATATCATCAATGCCTGCTGTTGATATGAACAGGCATAGACATGAGATTAACTTGGCTAACTTAGCAATAAACAAGATTCAGAAATGTGCATTTGATGAGTTGATTGATCCATGCCTTGGGTTTGAATCAGATGAAGAAGTTAAAAGGATGACAACTTCAGTCGCAGAGCTGGCTTTTCTATGTTTACAACAGGACAAGGAACTGAGACCTTCAATGGAAGAAGTTTTTGCGGAGTTGCAGAGAATTAAAAGTGGGGAATCCAAGTTTGAGAATCATGAAGAGAAGCAAGATGATAGTGAAGGGATAAAGAATACTCAACCACCACCATCACCACCATATTGTGACGAGGATTCCCTGTTGAAGAATATGCGGCTGCCACCTTCACCCACTTCTGTGACTGAAAAATGGGTAAGTATCAGTAGCACAACACCTAATGCCAgtggttaa
- the LOC102630003 gene encoding rust resistance kinase Lr10-like isoform X2 produces the protein MNFNMSCDDSTIFYNHPDDDDLPSLPPQCSLIQLPVAASKTRYASDLFRLLTGNFSLKVLPNWRARRQCIDCPSRGGGQCLINSKGYLHCSNGIVATASYGHEKSELKLGLGLGGGSIVLIALLSFWIMFYRKFSSYDSTGSCLNIETFLRNHGSLAPRRYSYADIKKMTNSFKYKLGQGGYGSVYKGKLIDGSNVAVKVLNDSKGNGEEFINEVASISRTSHVNVVTLLGFCFEGRRRALIYEFVSNGSLEKFIYRNSSSIENHKLTWETLLQIAVGIARGLEYLHLGCSTRILHFDIKPHNILLDEDFCPKISDFGLAKICNRKESIISMTGARGTVGYIAPEVFCRNIGEVSYKSDVYSYGMMIFKMTGGRKNVDVGDNGSSDIYFPHWIYKRLEKDEELGLQGIENEQDKEYARKMIIVSLWCIQTNPSSRPTMNRVVEMLEASLDSLQIPPKPFLSSPGSPADSSTIQSIADSSKSILITL, from the exons ATGAATTTCAATATGTCCTGTGATGACTCCACGATCTTTTACAATCACCCAGATGACGATGATCTACCAAGTCTTCCACCTCAGTGTTCACTTATTCAGCTCCCAGTGGCAGCGAGTAAGACTCGCTACGCGTCTGACTTGTTTCGTCTGTTAACTGGCAATTTCTCTCTAAAAGTACTCCCTAACTGGCGTGCAAGACGACAATGTATTGACTGTCCTTCGAGAGGAGGAGGCCAATGCCTAATTAACAGCAAGGGGTATCTTCACTGTTCAAATGGAATAGTAGCTACAGCAAGTTACG GACATGAAAAATCGGAATTAAAGCTAGGCCTGGGACTAG GTGGCGGATCAATTGTCCTGATTGCACTTTTGTCCTTCTGGATCATGTTCtatagaaaattttcatcatacGATTCCACTGGAAGTTGTCTGAACATTGAGACATTTTTAAGGAATCATGGATCTCTAGCTCCTAGAAGATATAGCTATGCAGATATTAAGAAAATGACCAATTCTTTCAAATATAAACTCGGCCAAGGAGGCTATGGAAGTGTTTACAAAGGAAAACTAATTGACGGTAGTAATGTGGCAGTAAAAGTCTTAAATGATTCAAAAGGAAATGGTGAAGAATTCATCAATGAGGTTGCTAGCATTAGCAGGACTTCCCATGTTAACGTCGTCACTCTTTTAGGATTCTGTTTTGAGGGTCGCAGAAGAGCTCTCATCTACGAGTTTGTGTCCAATGGATCTCTGGAGAAGTTCATTTATAGAAACAGCTCATCGATAGAAAATCATAAATTGACCTGGGAAACGTTGCTCCAAATTGCAGTAGGCATAGCTCGAGGATTAGAGTACTTGCACCTTGGCTGCAGTACACGAATTCTGCATTTTGACATCAAGCCTCATAACATTCTCCTAGATGAAGACTTCTGTCCTAAGATCTCTGATTTCGGCCTAGCTAAAATCTGCAACAGGAAAGAGAGTATCATCTCAATGACAGGTGCACGGGGGACTGTTGGGTATATTGCTCCAGAAGTGTTCTGTAGAAATATTGGGGAAGTCTCTTACAAGTCGGATGTTTATAGCTACGgaatgatgattttcaaaatGACTGGAGGAAGAAAGAACGTTGATGTTGGGGATAATGGAAGCAGTGACATATATTTTCCGCATTGGATTTACAAGCGTCTAGAAAAGGATGAAGAACTTGGACTGCAAGGCATTGAAAATGaacaagataaagaatatGCAAGGAAGATGATAATTGTAAGCTTGTGGTGCATACAGACTAACCCCTCAAGCCGGCCAACAATGAATAGAGTAGTGGAAATGTTGGAAGCAAGCCTCGATTCCTTGCAAATCCCACCCAAGCCCTTCTTATCTTCGCCGGGCTCACCAGCAGACTCTTCAACTATACAAAGTATAGCAGACTCTTCAAAAAGTATACTAATAACATTGTAA
- the LOC102628686 gene encoding LEAF RUST 10 DISEASE-RESISTANCE LOCUS RECEPTOR-LIKE PROTEIN KINASE-like 1.1 isoform X3 encodes MAHGCYLMFFILSYLLLLSLAEEQRRVNLSCPSFSCGKFRNIDFPYSKRKHPECGFCLIDDCEKPVQKIQLGKDEPWFSVTSISQDQTVTLYDQVFQRHLDNRSCESFKNISLPSSPSISFEIQSYLTLFKCPKILGNIPMNFNMSCDDSMIYYNHPDDDDLPSLPPQCSLIQLPVAVSKTRNASDLFRLLTGNFSLKVRPNWRARRQCIDCPSRGGGQCLINSKGYLHCSNGIVATDSYGHKKSELKLGLGLGGGSIVLIALLSFWIMFYRKRQKYASANIHSGNNSSGPSSKSDLETGTVYFGVPIFSYSDLAEATNDFSREKELGDGGFGTVYYGKLKDGREVAVKRLYDNNYRRVEQFMNEVEILTRLRHKNLVSLFGCTSRYSQGLLLVYEFVANGTVADQLHGDRAKHGLLTWPIRMNIAIETASALAYLHASDIIHRDVKTNNILLDSNFCVKVADFGLSRLFPLDVTHVSTAPQGTPGYVDPEYHQCYQLTDKSDVYSFGVVLIELISSMPAVDMNRHRHEINLANLAINKIQKCAFDELIDPCLGFESDEEVKRMTTSVAELAFLCLQQDKELRPSMEEVFAELQRIKSGESKFENHEEKQDDSEGIKNTQPPPSPPYCDEDSLLKNMRLPPSPTSVTEKWVSISSTTPNASG; translated from the exons ATGGCTCACGGCTGTTATCTTATGTTCTTCATTCTCTCGTATCTTTTACTTCTTTCCTTAGCTGAAGAACAAAGGAGAGTCAATCTAAGTTGTCCATCTTTTTCTTGCGGAAAATTCCGCAATATCGACTTCCCCTACTCTAAGCGAAAACACCCAGAGTGTGGATTCTGCTTAATAGATGACTGCGAGAAGCCAGTTCAAAAGATTCAACTGGGAAAGGATGAGCCATGGTTCTCTGTCACGAGCATCTCTCAGGATCAAACTGTTACACTTTATGATCAAGTGTTTCAAAGGCACTTGGACAACCGCAGCTGTGAATCCTTCAAAAATATTTCCCTTCCCAGCTCTCCTTCCATCTCTTTTGAAATCCAATCATATTTAACCCTGTTCAAATGCCCCAAAATTCTTGGCAATATTCCCATGAATTTCAATATGTCCTGTGATGACTCCATGATCTATTACAATCACCCAGATGACGATGATCTACCAAGTCTTCCACCTCAGTGTTCACTTATTCAGCTCCCAGTGGCAGTGAGTAAGACTCGCAACGCGTCTGACTTGTTTCGTCTGTTAACTGGCAATTTCTCTCTAAAAGTACGCCCTAACTGGCGTGCAAGACGACAATGTATTGACTGTCCTTCGAGAGGAGGAGGCCAATGTCTAATTAACAGCAAGGGGTATCTTCACTGTTCAAATGGAATAGTAGCTACAGATAGTTACG GACATAAAAAATCGGAATTAAAGCTAGGCCTGGGACTAG GTGGCGGATCAATTGTCCTGATTGCACTTTTGTCCTTCTGGATCATGTTCTATCGCAAGAGACAAAAATATGCTTCTGCAAACATCCACTCAGGCAATAATTCTTCTGGTCCTTCCTCAAAATCAGACCTGGAAACAGGCACAGTCTACTTCGGCGTCCCTATCTTCTCCTACAGTGACCTTGCAGAAGCAACAAATGATTTTAGTCGTGAGAAAGAACTCGGAGATGGAGGTTTTGGAACTGTGTATTATG GTAAGCTCAAAGATGGACGGGAAGTTGCAGTCAAGCGCCTATATGACAACAACTACAGAAGGGTTGAACAATTTATGAATGAAGTTGAAATCCTCACACGTTTGCGCCACAAAAATCTTGTCTCCCTTTTTGGCTGCACCTCTCGTTACAGTCAGGGTCTCCTACTTGTGTATGAATTTGTTGCCAATGGCACTGTTGCGGATCAACTCCATGGTGATCGAGCTAAGCATGGTTTGCTGACATGGCCTATCCGTATGAACATTGCCATAGAAACTGCCAGTGCATTGGCATATCTTCATGCTTCTGATATCATTCATCGTGATGTGAAGACTAACAACATTCTCCTTGACAGCAATTTTTGTGTCAAAGTTGCAGATTTTGGGCTTTCGCGATTGTTCCCTTTAGATGTTACTCACGTCTCAACTGCACCACAAGGAACTCCAGGCTATGTTGATCCAGAATATCATCAGTGTTATCAGCTAACTGATAAAAGTGATGTGTACAGTTTTGGGGTTGTCCTTATTGAGCTCATATCATCAATGCCTGCTGTTGATATGAACAGGCATAGACATGAGATTAACTTGGCTAACTTAGCAATAAACAAGATTCAGAAATGTGCATTTGATGAGTTGATTGATCCATGCCTTGGGTTTGAATCAGATGAAGAAGTTAAAAGGATGACAACTTCAGTCGCAGAGCTGGCTTTTCTATGTTTACAACAGGACAAGGAACTGAGACCTTCAATGGAAGAAGTTTTTGCGGAGTTGCAGAGAATTAAAAGTGGGGAATCCAAGTTTGAGAATCATGAAGAGAAGCAAGATGATAGTGAAGGGATAAAGAATACTCAACCACCACCATCACCACCATATTGTGACGAGGATTCCCTGTTGAAGAATATGCGGCTGCCACCTTCACCCACTTCTGTGACTGAAAAATGGGTAAGTATCAGTAGCACAACACCTAATGCCAgtggttaa
- the LOC102629236 gene encoding nicotinamide adenine dinucleotide transporter 1, chloroplastic has protein sequence MVSEKGGGDADGESLQALTRRVLLSHAAAGAAAGAIAATFMCPLDVIKTRLQVHGLPEGTHSGRRGSIIIISLQNILKNEGLKGLYRGLSPTLLALLPNWAVYFAVYERLKGLLRTHGDGNSQLSVGKNMIAAAGAGAATAITTNPLWVVKTRLQTQGMRSNVVPYKSILSALRRISHEEGMRGLYSGILPSLAGVSHVAIQFPAYERIKHYMAKKDDTDVDKLNPGSVMIASSIAKVLASVMTYPHEVVRSRLQEQGQNRKVDVQYAGVVDCVKKVFQKEGFPGFYRGCATNLLRTTPSAVITFTSYEIIQRFLLRVLPPDKNHSQIQPKSGGHVKPQQKIDDAGAEENDTLRQSQIQSNKLTPSIPLGSKDQLTARH, from the exons ATGGTGAGTGAAAAAGGAGGTGGAGACGCCGATGGAGAATCTTTACAAGCTCTAACACGCAGGGTCTTACTTTCCCACGCGGCAGCTGGAGCTGCTGCtg GTGCAATTGCGGCAACATTTATGTGCCCGTTGGATGTGATCAAGACAAGGTTACAGGTACATGGCCTTCCCGAAGGCACTCACTCTGGACGCAGAG GTAGTATCATTATAATAAGTTTACAGAACATATTGAAGAATGAAGGTCTGAAGGGATTGTATCGTGGTCTTTCACCGACATTACTAGCATTACTTCCAAATTGGGCT GTATACTTCGCAGTTTATGAGCGATTAAAAGGTCTTCTCCGAACACATG GGGATGGCAATAGTCAACTCTCAGTTGGGAAAAATATGATAGCTGCAGCTGGTGCTGGGGCTGCTACAGCCATCACAACTAATCCACTGTGGGTTGTGAAGACCAGACTCCAA ACTCAGGGAATGAGATCAAATGTGGTTCCCTACAAAAGCATACTTTCTGCTCTGAGAAGGATTTCTCATGAAGAAGGCATGCGAGGGTTATATAG TGGCATTCTGCCTTCGTTGGCCGGAGTTAGTCATGTTGCTATTCAGTTTCCTGCATATGAGAGAATCAAGCATTACATGGCCAAAAAGG ATGACACAGATGTTGATAAGCTAAATCCTGGAAGTGTTATGATTGCTTCTTCAATAGCAAAAGTACTTGCCTCTGTAATGACTTACCCACATGAG GTTGTACGTTCAAGGCTTCAAGAGCAAGGGCAGAACAGAAAGGTTGATGTACAATATGCAGGCGTTGTTGATTGTGTCAAGAAGGTATTCCAAAAGGAAGGTTTCCCTGGCTTTTACCGTGGCTGTGCGACAAATCTATTGAGAACGACTCCATCTGCTGTAATTACGTTTACCAGTTATGAGATAATACAGAGGTTCTTGCTGCGAGTTCTACCTCCGGACAAGAATCATTCACAAATCCAGCCTAAATCTGGTGGGCATGTTAAGCCTCAGCAGAAAATCGATGATGCTGGGGCTGAAGAAAACGATACTTTGCGGCAATCGCAAATCCAATCAAACAAACTGACTCCCTCAATTCCTCTTGGAAGCAAGGATCAGCTAACTGCGAGACACTGA
- the LOC102629522 gene encoding probable protein phosphatase 2C 15 has protein sequence MASREGRRHHHDLVPLAALISREMRNEKMEKPNVSFGQAAQSRKGEDYFLIKTDCQRVPGNPSSTFSVFAIFDGHNGNAAAIYTKENLLNHVLGAIPRGLGRDEWLQALPRALVAGFVKTDKEFQSRGETSGTTATFVIVDRWTVTVASVGDSRCILDAQGGAVSTLTVDHRLEENVEERERVTASGGEVGRLSIVGGAEIGPLRCWPGGLCLSRSIGDMDVGEFIVPIPYVKQVKLSNAGGRLIIASDGIWDALSSEMAAQCCRGLPAELAARQVVKEALRTRGLKDDTTCIVVDIIPPDNTMQPQPPPKKQNKLRALLFRKKSLDSANKLSKKLSAVGIVEELFEEGSAMLAERLGNEEPVVQSTSGLFTCAVCQIDLAPSEGISVHAGSIFSTSSKPWQGPFLCADCRNKKDAMEGKRPSGVKVA, from the exons ATGGCATCTAGAGAAGGGAGGCGTCATCATCATGATCTTGTGCCCCTTGCTGCTTTGATCAGCAGAGAGATGAGGAATGAGAAGATGGAGAAGCCTAATGTTAGCTTTGGGCAGGCAGCTCAGTCACGGAAAGGGGAGGATTATTTCTTGATTAAGACAGATTGTCAAAGAGTACCAGGAAATCCTTCATCTACTTTCTCTGTGTTTGCG ATATTTGATGGGCACAATGGGAATGCTGCTGCAATTTATACAAAGGAGAATTTGTTGAATCATGTGTTGGGTGCTATTCCCCGCGGACTTGGGCGGGATGAATGGCTTCAGGCTTTACCTCGAGCCTTAGTCGCTGGATTTGTGAAGACTGACAAGGAATTTCAGAGTAGAG GAGAAACATCTGGGACCACAGCTACATTTGTTATAGTTGACAGATGGACTGTGACTGTTGCATCTGTTGGAGATTCTCGTTGTATATTGGATGCTCAGGGTGGGGCTGTTTCCACCTTGACTGTAGATCACAGGCTTGAAGAGAATGTGGAAGA GAGGGAACGCGTTACTGCAAGTGGGGGTGAAGTTGGGAGGCTTAGCATTGTTGGAGGTGCTGAG attggtcccctccgtTGCTGGCCTGGTGGTTTATGCCTTTCTAGGTCAATTGGAGACATGGATGTTGGGGAATTTATAGTACCCATACCATATGTCAAACAAGTAAAG CTATCAAATGCAGGTGGAAGGCTTATTATTGCTTCTGATGGAATCTGGGATGCCCTGTCCTCAGAAATGGCTGCACAATGTTGCCGTGGATTGCCGGCTGAACTCGCTGCCAGACAAGTGGTGaag GAAGCATTAAGGACAAGGGGACTGAAAGATGATACAACTTGCATAGTTGTTGACATAATTCCTCCTGACAATACAATGCAGCCTCAGCCTCCTCCCAAAAAGCAGAATAAGCTGAGAGCGCTGCTATTTAGGAAGAAGTCCCTTGATTCTGCAAATAAACTATCAAAGAAACTTTCAGCTGTAGGAATAGTTGAAGAACTGTTCGAAGAAGGCTCGGCAATGCTCGCCGAAAG ACTGGGTAATGAAGAACCTGTGGTGCAATCAACATCTGGTCTTTTTACATGTGCTGTATGCCAAATCGACCTTGCTCCGAGTGAGGGAATCTCTGTTCATGCTGGTTCCATCTTCTCCACTAGCTCAAAGCCCTGGCAAGGGCCTTTCCTCTGCGCTGATTGCCGAAATAAGAAGGATGCCATGGAAGGAAAACGCCCTAGTGGAGTTAAAGTAGCATAA